From a single Cytophagales bacterium WSM2-2 genomic region:
- a CDS encoding N-acetyltransferase, with protein MIKIRKAKIEEIPAVRELAIEVYTDTFAEHNTPENLQAFFKDSYDLEKFKTEFYEPEAQLYIALDDLKIIGFLRLRNNNEVDKYLGANHVELQRLYIHRDYHGSSVSKMFMDEAVKYAKSKKHEWIWLGVWEKNFRAQKFYTKWGFEKFSEHVFQMGDDPQVDWLLKKRL; from the coding sequence ATGATAAAGATCAGAAAAGCGAAAATCGAAGAAATACCGGCTGTTCGCGAACTCGCTATTGAGGTGTACACAGACACTTTTGCTGAGCACAATACGCCAGAGAATCTCCAGGCTTTTTTTAAAGATTCCTACGACCTGGAAAAATTCAAGACCGAATTTTATGAACCGGAAGCGCAATTATATATCGCACTCGATGACCTGAAGATCATCGGTTTTTTGCGGCTGCGCAATAACAATGAAGTAGATAAATATCTTGGGGCCAATCATGTTGAGTTGCAACGACTCTACATTCACCGCGATTATCATGGAAGTTCTGTCTCCAAGATGTTTATGGACGAAGCCGTGAAATATGCCAAATCAAAAAAACACGAATGGATATGGCTTGGTGTTTGGGAAAAGAACTTCCGGGCCCAGAAGTTTTATACCAAGTGGGGATTCGAAAAATTCAGTGAACATGTTTTTCAAATGGGCGATGATCCACAGGTCGACTGGCTGCTGAAGAAAAGACTTTGA
- a CDS encoding gamma carbonic anhydrase family protein — MPLIKSVRGNTPRFGSNCFLADNATVVGEVTMGDNCTVWFNAVVRGDVHSITIGNNTNIQDGAIIHCTYQKAKTVIGSNVSIAHSAIVHGCTIEDNVLVGMGAIIMDDAVIGTGSVIAAGAVVLPGTIVEPGSIYAGTPAKKVKPVGPEMTEVIGRTARNYPMYAEWFKEDTK, encoded by the coding sequence ATGCCTCTTATTAAGTCGGTACGCGGAAATACGCCCAGGTTTGGATCGAATTGCTTCCTGGCGGATAATGCCACCGTGGTAGGCGAGGTCACCATGGGTGACAACTGCACGGTCTGGTTCAATGCTGTCGTTCGTGGAGACGTGCATTCTATTACTATTGGAAACAATACCAATATTCAGGATGGAGCGATCATTCACTGTACATATCAGAAAGCTAAGACCGTGATCGGTAGCAATGTGTCGATTGCTCATAGCGCGATTGTGCACGGATGTACCATTGAAGACAACGTCCTGGTGGGGATGGGAGCAATTATTATGGATGATGCCGTGATTGGTACAGGTTCCGTGATCGCGGCCGGAGCAGTAGTCTTACCCGGAACGATAGTAGAGCCGGGAAGCATTTATGCCGGGACTCCTGCAAAAAAGGTAAAGCCCGTAGGTCCGGAAATGACCGAAGTCATAGGCCGCACAGCGCGAAACTACCCGATGTACGCAGAGTGGTTTAAAGAAGACACGAAGTAG
- the miaB gene encoding tRNA-2-methylthio-N(6)-dimethylallyladenosine synthase, giving the protein MEMKETQNLIADLDILDRNQPTEEVKTTRDQSSGNQRKLYIESYGCAMNYSDSEIVASILHKEGFDTTSDISEADLIFLNTCSIREKAEQTVRNRLNHINGLKKKKPEMMVGILGCMAERLKTKLLEEEKIVDLVAGPDAYRDLPQLIAQVDDGEKAVNTFLSREETYADISPVRLNSNGVTAFVSIMRGCDNMCSFCVVPFTRGRERSRDPHSIVAEAKGLFDQGFREVTLLGQNVDSYKWSEEENNKARLEKKEVNSIVNFANLLEMVAEIHPDLRVRFSTSHPKDITDEVLHTIAKYENICKNIHLPVQSGSSRVLEMMNRGYTREWYLDRVKSIRNILGEDCGITSDMIAGFCTETEEEHRETISIMDMVQYDYSYMFFYSERPGTLAAKKYPDDISVEVKKRRLDEIIKKQSEISLIRYGQDVNKVHKVLIEGTSRRSDEFLQGRNSANKVVIFPRQNKNKGEYVNVMVESRSQGTLFGKIVE; this is encoded by the coding sequence ATGGAGATGAAGGAAACACAGAATTTGATCGCCGATCTGGATATTTTAGATAGAAACCAGCCTACTGAAGAGGTAAAGACTACCCGTGACCAAAGTTCTGGAAATCAGCGGAAGCTTTACATTGAAAGTTACGGTTGCGCAATGAACTACTCAGACAGCGAGATCGTAGCTTCCATTCTTCACAAAGAAGGATTTGATACCACCTCAGACATTTCCGAAGCTGACCTCATTTTTTTGAATACATGTTCTATTCGTGAAAAAGCGGAACAAACGGTGCGCAACCGCCTCAACCACATCAACGGCTTGAAAAAAAAGAAGCCTGAAATGATGGTGGGCATTTTGGGATGCATGGCCGAACGCCTGAAAACCAAACTGCTGGAGGAAGAGAAGATCGTAGACCTCGTGGCAGGGCCAGATGCATACCGCGACCTTCCACAATTGATTGCACAGGTTGACGATGGTGAGAAAGCCGTGAATACATTCTTGTCGCGCGAGGAGACCTATGCCGACATCAGTCCAGTGCGATTAAATTCCAACGGAGTTACCGCTTTCGTTTCCATCATGCGCGGATGTGACAACATGTGCTCGTTTTGCGTGGTGCCTTTCACCCGCGGACGTGAGCGCAGTCGCGATCCACATTCTATCGTGGCTGAGGCTAAAGGCCTTTTCGACCAGGGCTTCCGCGAAGTGACTTTGCTCGGTCAAAACGTAGACTCCTACAAATGGAGCGAAGAAGAAAACAATAAAGCTCGACTCGAAAAGAAAGAAGTAAACAGCATTGTGAACTTTGCCAACCTGCTGGAAATGGTTGCCGAGATTCACCCCGACTTGCGCGTGCGTTTTTCCACCTCCCATCCCAAAGACATTACTGATGAAGTGCTTCACACGATAGCGAAGTACGAGAACATCTGTAAAAATATCCACCTGCCGGTGCAAAGCGGAAGCAGTCGTGTACTTGAAATGATGAACCGCGGCTACACCAGGGAATGGTACCTCGACCGCGTGAAAAGTATCCGAAACATCCTGGGCGAAGACTGTGGAATCACTTCCGACATGATTGCAGGCTTCTGCACCGAAACTGAAGAAGAGCATCGTGAGACGATTTCTATAATGGATATGGTTCAATACGATTACTCATACATGTTCTTTTATTCTGAGCGCCCCGGTACTTTGGCTGCAAAGAAATATCCTGATGATATTTCCGTTGAGGTGAAGAAGAGAAGGCTTGATGAAATCATCAAAAAGCAATCAGAAATTTCACTGATACGATACGGACAAGATGTAAATAAAGTACACAAGGTTTTAATTGAGGGAACTTCCAGGCGTTCAGATGAATTCTTACAGGGAAGAAACAGCGCCAATAAAGTGGTTATTTTCCCCAGGCAGAATAAAAACAAGGGCGAATACGTCAATGTAATGGTCGAGAGTCGCTCACAGGGTACATTATTTGGAAAGATTGTAGAGTAA
- a CDS encoding sigma-54-dependent Fis family transcriptional regulator — MANIEAEIQTIKQRFGIIGNAPMLNHAVHVAMQVAPTDMSVLITGESGSGKESFSKIIHNLSHRKHGQFIAINCGSIPEGTIDSELFGHEKGSFTGAHESRKGYFEVTNGGTIFLDEIGEMPLGTQARLLRVLEYGEFIKVGSSKVLKSDVRVVAATNVNLINKVAEGRFREDLYYRLNSVPIFVPSLRERGRDVELLFRKFATDFAEKYKVKPISLTEDAKAVLLKYRFPGNIRQLKNLVEQISVLSAEQKEINAVILENYLPKEASLPAVINGQYGKENISEREILYKVLFDLKKDVTEVKKMVLEMFSDPSQAQQILKNNTHLFEGMQEPTVQTDQPVVLNLNQTQKTVPVNDSEEVQDITHEAEDDSLSIQKKEKELIVRALTKNKNRRKYAARDLGISERTLYRKIKEYDLEK; from the coding sequence ATGGCAAACATCGAAGCAGAAATACAAACTATAAAACAACGGTTCGGGATCATCGGCAACGCCCCTATGCTCAATCATGCGGTGCACGTTGCCATGCAGGTAGCCCCTACCGATATGTCTGTTCTGATCACAGGCGAAAGCGGGAGCGGTAAAGAATCATTTTCAAAAATCATTCATAATCTAAGCCATCGTAAACACGGGCAGTTTATAGCGATCAACTGCGGTTCAATACCCGAGGGCACGATCGACTCCGAGCTTTTCGGGCATGAGAAAGGATCGTTCACAGGTGCTCACGAATCACGTAAAGGATACTTCGAAGTTACCAACGGAGGTACTATTTTCCTGGACGAGATCGGTGAGATGCCGTTGGGAACGCAAGCGCGCCTGTTACGTGTATTGGAATATGGTGAATTCATTAAAGTAGGTTCATCCAAAGTACTCAAGTCCGATGTTCGCGTAGTAGCTGCTACGAATGTCAACCTGATTAACAAAGTTGCTGAAGGGCGTTTCCGCGAAGATTTGTATTACCGTCTAAACTCCGTTCCGATTTTCGTTCCGTCTTTGCGTGAACGCGGGCGAGATGTGGAATTACTCTTCCGCAAGTTCGCCACCGACTTCGCTGAAAAATATAAAGTAAAACCTATATCGCTAACGGAAGACGCAAAAGCCGTTTTGTTAAAATACCGGTTTCCGGGAAACATCCGTCAGCTGAAAAACCTGGTCGAGCAAATCTCGGTGCTATCGGCAGAGCAGAAAGAAATCAATGCCGTAATATTGGAGAACTACCTGCCGAAAGAAGCAAGTCTGCCAGCCGTCATCAACGGTCAGTATGGAAAAGAAAATATCTCAGAGCGCGAGATCTTATATAAAGTGCTCTTTGATCTGAAGAAGGATGTAACCGAAGTGAAGAAGATGGTCCTTGAAATGTTTTCCGATCCTTCACAAGCGCAGCAAATTTTAAAGAACAATACGCACCTTTTTGAGGGTATGCAAGAACCAACTGTGCAAACTGATCAGCCGGTTGTTCTCAATTTAAATCAAACTCAAAAGACTGTTCCGGTAAACGACTCGGAAGAGGTTCAGGACATCACCCATGAAGCCGAAGATGATTCACTATCAATACAAAAAAAGGAGAAAGAACTGATCGTCCGTGCACTCACCAAGAATAAAAACAGGCGCAAATATGCGGCACGGGATTTGGGAATATCCGAAAGGACTCTATATCGCAAAATAAAGGAATACGATTTAGAGAAATGA
- a CDS encoding folate hydrolase, which produces MKSKLFFLVAVFGCAININAQKNLTGFTKESADAELKAEEKFDASLQVKNIDDWIKRLSARPHHVGSAYGKQNAEFMRDLLKSWGYDANIETYHVLFPTPKVRLLELLGTTKFTAKLEEPELKEDATSGQKSEQLPVYNCWSADGDVTAELVFVNYGVPADYEELAKYGIDVKGKIVIAKYGGSWRGIKPKVAQEHGAIGCIIYSDPEEDGYYQGDVYPKGAFKNSSGAQRGSVMDMPIYTGDPTTPGYASTENAKRIDRLQAESLLKIPVIPISYGDAQPLLESLGGPVAPERWRGALPITYHIGPSTVKAHLKLQFNWDIKPAHNVIAKMKGSEYPDEWVIRGNHHDAWVNGASDPVSGMAALLEEARGIAELTKTGWKPKRTIIYCAWDAEEPSLMGSTEWVEDHADELQKKTVAYINSDGNGRGFYSAQGSHTLETFMNEVSRDVTDPQTGVSVLERRRSADASNAATVKAKKDILAKKTLALGAMGSGSDYTPFIQHLGIASLNIGYGGESSGGEYHSIYDSYDHYKRFKDPKFEYGLVLAKTVGRATMRMADADVVPFDFKTFQKTVATYLTEVTALIDNLRETTEVENQMVKEKRYVLASDPTKNLTPPVTKDEVPFINFSSLQNVITKLEKSTAAFAELYSAKPGVNVSQLNNLLYQSERKLLGEGLPRRPWYRHTIYAPGFYTGYGVKTLPGVREAIEQRNFTEAQQQIEIVSKSLEAFNQQVEAANKLLLSK; this is translated from the coding sequence ATGAAATCAAAACTTTTTTTCCTGGTCGCAGTCTTCGGCTGCGCTATCAACATCAATGCTCAGAAGAACCTCACAGGCTTTACTAAAGAGTCGGCCGATGCCGAACTCAAAGCCGAGGAAAAATTTGACGCCAGTCTTCAGGTCAAAAACATCGATGACTGGATCAAGCGATTGTCTGCGAGACCTCACCACGTAGGTTCTGCTTACGGAAAGCAAAATGCAGAGTTCATGCGTGACCTCCTTAAAAGCTGGGGGTATGATGCAAATATTGAAACGTACCATGTCCTCTTCCCTACTCCCAAAGTGAGGCTGCTGGAATTGCTCGGCACAACGAAATTCACAGCTAAGCTGGAAGAGCCTGAATTGAAAGAAGACGCAACCTCAGGTCAAAAATCAGAACAGCTCCCGGTGTATAACTGCTGGTCAGCCGATGGTGACGTAACTGCCGAGTTGGTGTTCGTCAACTATGGTGTGCCCGCCGATTATGAGGAGCTGGCAAAATATGGCATCGATGTCAAAGGGAAGATTGTGATTGCCAAGTATGGAGGTTCATGGCGTGGTATCAAGCCAAAAGTGGCACAGGAACATGGAGCTATTGGTTGCATCATCTATTCCGATCCGGAAGAAGATGGCTATTACCAGGGAGATGTCTATCCGAAAGGAGCATTCAAAAATTCATCAGGTGCCCAACGTGGATCTGTGATGGACATGCCGATTTATACTGGCGATCCGACAACCCCAGGATACGCATCTACAGAAAACGCCAAACGTATCGATCGCTTGCAAGCAGAAAGTTTATTGAAGATCCCTGTAATACCGATTTCCTATGGCGATGCACAACCATTGCTAGAATCACTCGGAGGACCGGTCGCTCCGGAAAGATGGAGAGGCGCTTTGCCCATCACCTATCACATCGGCCCGAGTACAGTCAAAGCACATTTGAAACTGCAATTTAACTGGGACATTAAACCGGCACACAATGTGATTGCAAAGATGAAGGGAAGCGAATATCCTGACGAATGGGTCATTCGCGGCAACCACCATGACGCATGGGTGAATGGTGCCAGCGACCCTGTTAGTGGAATGGCTGCATTATTGGAAGAAGCCCGTGGGATAGCCGAACTAACGAAGACAGGCTGGAAACCCAAACGCACAATCATCTATTGTGCATGGGATGCCGAAGAGCCTTCCCTCATGGGTTCGACCGAGTGGGTTGAAGACCATGCTGATGAATTACAAAAGAAAACGGTAGCCTATATCAACAGTGATGGTAATGGCCGAGGATTTTACTCTGCGCAAGGTTCACATACATTGGAAACCTTCATGAATGAAGTAAGCCGTGATGTCACCGACCCTCAGACAGGTGTGAGTGTGCTGGAGCGAAGAAGGTCTGCAGACGCTTCGAATGCAGCTACAGTTAAAGCGAAGAAAGACATTCTGGCTAAGAAAACATTGGCACTTGGAGCGATGGGTTCCGGATCGGACTATACTCCATTTATACAACATTTGGGTATTGCATCCCTCAACATCGGTTATGGTGGTGAAAGCAGTGGCGGAGAATACCACAGCATTTATGATTCCTACGATCACTACAAGCGTTTCAAAGATCCCAAATTTGAATATGGACTCGTGCTCGCAAAAACAGTAGGCCGCGCTACCATGCGGATGGCTGATGCAGACGTTGTCCCTTTCGATTTCAAGACTTTTCAAAAGACGGTGGCGACCTATCTTACTGAAGTTACAGCCCTGATCGACAACTTGCGCGAAACTACTGAAGTTGAGAACCAGATGGTGAAAGAAAAGCGCTATGTACTGGCTTCTGATCCGACAAAAAACCTGACACCTCCAGTAACCAAAGATGAAGTTCCTTTCATCAACTTCTCAAGCTTGCAGAATGTAATTACTAAACTTGAAAAGAGTACAGCTGCTTTTGCTGAGCTCTACTCTGCTAAACCGGGAGTCAACGTTTCTCAATTAAATAACCTCCTCTATCAATCTGAGCGTAAATTACTTGGAGAAGGTCTGCCTCGCAGGCCCTGGTACAGACATACCATCTACGCTCCAGGGTTTTATACAGGCTACGGAGTAAAAACACTGCCTGGAGTACGCGAAGCAATTGAACAGCGAAATTTCACAGAAGCACAGCAACAGATCGAGATTGTTTCAAAATCGCTTGAAGCGTTTAACCAGCAGGTCGAGGCAGCAAATAAGCTTCTGCTATCCAAATAA
- a CDS encoding zinc/iron-chelating domain-containing protein, translating into MPPETLPSMDLNRFRERAKNKADENKQFLNRLKKKDARKVDDAFHSTHDEVFAEMDCLTCANCCKTTSPIFYQTDIERAAKALRIKPGDFIEKYLRIDEDKDYVLKTSPCAFLGSDNYCSIYESRPKACREYPHTDRKKMVQIMDLTYKNTLVCPAVLEIVERIKRKI; encoded by the coding sequence ATGCCGCCCGAAACTCTGCCTAGCATGGATTTGAATCGCTTTCGCGAAAGGGCTAAGAACAAAGCTGACGAGAACAAGCAGTTTCTGAATCGTCTTAAAAAAAAGGACGCTCGAAAAGTGGACGATGCCTTTCACTCGACCCATGATGAAGTGTTTGCAGAAATGGATTGCCTGACCTGTGCGAATTGCTGCAAGACAACAAGCCCTATTTTTTACCAGACTGATATTGAGCGGGCTGCAAAAGCACTGCGAATCAAGCCAGGTGATTTTATTGAGAAATATCTGCGAATAGACGAGGACAAAGATTATGTTTTGAAAACATCACCATGCGCATTCCTTGGGAGCGATAACTATTGTTCAATCTACGAGTCGCGGCCGAAAGCTTGTCGCGAGTATCCGCATACGGATCGGAAGAAAATGGTGCAAATTATGGACCTGACTTACAAGAACACATTGGTTTGTCCTGCAGTATTGGAGATCGTGGAGAGAATCAAGCGGAAGATTTGA